One Oryza glaberrima chromosome 11, OglaRS2, whole genome shotgun sequence genomic region harbors:
- the LOC127753800 gene encoding uncharacterized protein LOC127753800 isoform X1 produces the protein MTPSHGAAAAAASSSAGAGRRAATFAGASVFLSRSLVAPEVYDAVHDALRLNGAEVFLCADPARTGPLDFHVISSSSHERFADLRAKGCNLLGPQCILSCAKEHRFLPKQGYTCCLAMDGVKILCSGFEKDEKAKIEQLVTAMGGTLQNKAYTDANFVIAKDVLAAKYKWAVNTLKKPIVSRNWLEQCWIEHRVVPHEPYRIPPFSGLNICITKLNVDERRELAKIIVQNGGQYSANLTRRCTHLVSNISFGDKYVVAQKWGNIHIVVPKWIDQSVARKVCLDESAYLVCENSTNINGVKHSLKEQHNPEISSASFQPVPTTSVDDSVSTSQYVPASFDDASKICSTDIGAPSFQETKELHVDSHVAEDSEAEDDDLYLSNCRISLVGFEEKESSRLVMMIRNGGGSRHVMLSERLTHIILGAPSEEEKKEVRRLAAWGVINVVKATWLEDCNKAKKEVKVSPSYVANELLAKEFSCVVMEKTVMRETKAAKNSGGIFHIPTVNDLHDKQLGNDLSSERKSARGKHETMNSNRTATKSAISSQQNGVASTSEYHPKFQVNSSAINRQSSRSSNTFKGRTFCFSNSFSHDRRAQVVDWVREGGGIMVDDAQSTVVDFIIESHGQNSMLRDSSHSTAVSTHWIRSCLEEGCFQDVGSHPIFSPLCCRIPFPGFEDFRFCVSQYEEKDRLLLKNLCFILGSKFTEKATKKVTHLICKFASGPKYEAYYSRGIPTITAEWLFECVRQDRIVPFDQFQPKPPTSQDRDAGLCTVSQYPTQAAKTISRFDCSESHTESQLPRSSSKYNSAGNASVSEEPNDPGVSKRRRLSEFGKANDTSGNIGRTEELQDSTPVPDVADAIEDLLVQSSKIQDVQPPGSIFAPDDSVLNQDQENTHSFGISRHWLNMPQKLHSTPDTKVQSGNSATTSAAPPAAATAYYPFSETQTESQVVGYEEDLTGRQKIIDRVRSQSINVTPAAEMSSDT, from the exons CGCCTCAACGGCGCCGAGGTCTTCCTCTGCGCCGACCCCGCCCGGACGGGGCCGCTCGACTTCCAcgtcatctcctcctcctcccac GAGAGGTTCGCGGATCTGAGAGCCAAAGGCTGCAATTTACTCG GACCACAGTGCATTCTTTCCTGTGCGAAGGAACACCGCTTCCTACCTAAGCAAGGTTATACTTGTTGTCTTGCAATGGATGGGGTTAAGATACTTTGCTCAGGTTTTGAAAAAGATGAGAAG GCAAAGATTGAACAATTAGTGACAGCTATGGGAGGTACTTTACAAAACAAAGCATACACGGATGCTAACTTTGTAATTGCAAAGGATGTATTGGCTGCCAAATACAAA TGGGCTGTGAATACTCTGAAGAAGCCTATTGTCAGCAGGAACTGGTTAGAGCAATGTTGGATTGAACATCGTGTTGTACCTCATGAACCTTACAGAATCCCTCCTTTTTCTGGGTTGAATATTTGCATCACCAAACTGAATGTAG ACGAACGGAGGGAGTTGGCAAAAATAATAGTGCAGAATGGTGGCCAGTATTCAGCAAATCTTACACGGCGGTGCACTCATTTAGTTTCAAATATATCCTTTG GTGACAAGTATGTTGTGGCCCAAAAATGGGGTAATATCCACATAGTAGTTCCCAAATGGATCGACCAATCTGTTGCTCGAAAAG TTTGCCTTGATGAAAGTGCATACCTTGTTTGTGAGAATTCCACTAATATTAATGGTGTAAAACATTCCCTTAAGGAGCAACACAACCCTGAGATCAGTAGTGCAAGTTTTCAACCTGTTCCAACAACATCTGTAGATGACTCAGTATCAACGTCACAGTATGTGCCTGCTTCATTTGATGACGCTTCAAAGATCTGCAGTACTGATATTGGCGCACCTAGTTTCCAAGAGACAAAAGAACTACATGTTGATAGCCATGTTGCTGAGGACTCAGAGGCAGAAGATGATGACCTTTATTTATCAAATTGTAGAATTTCTCTGGTGGGTTTTGAGGAGAAAGAGTCGTCAAGATTAGTCATGATGATACGCAATGGTGGTGGATCCCGGCATGTTATGTTAAGTGAGAGACTCACACATATTATTCTTGGTGCACCATCAGAGGA AGAAAAAAAGGAGGTGAGACGTCTGGCTGCTTGGGGTGTAATCAATGTGGTAAAAGCAACATGGTTAGAAGACTGCAACAAAGCAAAAAAGGAGGTGAAAGTATCCCCAAGTTATGTGGCTAATGAGTTGCTCGCGAAAG AGTTTTCATGTGTGGTTATGGAAAAAACTGTTATGCGGGAAACAAAAGCAGCCAAAAACTCAGGTGGAATTTTTCATATTCCAACCGTCAATGACTTGCATGATAAACAACTTGGAAACGATCTGTCATCTGAAAGAAAATCAGCACGGGGCAAACATGAAACCATGAATAGTAACCGGACAGCAACGAAGTCTGCAATATCAAGTCAACAGAATGGAGTGGCTAGTACTAGCGAGTACCACCCCAAATTTCAAGTAAACTCTTCTGCAATAAATCGGCAGAGTAGCAGATCATCAAATACTTTCAAAGGGAGAACATTTTGTTTCTCAAATTCATTTTCCCACGATCGG AGAGCTCAGGTTGTTGACTGGGTCAGAGAAGGTGGAGGCATTATGGTGGATGATGCACAATCAACAGTTGTGGATTTCATTATCGAGAGCCACGGACAGAATAGCATGCTCCGCGACTCTTCTCATTCAACTGCTGTTTCCACTCATTGGATACGCTCATGTTTGGAG GAGGGCTGCTTCCAAGATGTGGGAAGCCATCCTATTTTCTCACCTTTGTGCTGTCGCATCCCGTTTCCTGGGTTTGAAGATTTTCGTTTCTGTGTGTCACAATATGAAGAGAAAGATAGACTTCTGCTGAAGAACTTGTGCTTTATCCTCGGAAGTAAATTTACAGAGAAAGCAACAAAGAAAGTGACCCATCTTATCTGCAAATTTGCAAGTGGTCCAAAGTATGAGGCTTACTATAGTAGGGGAATTCCAACCATAACAGCAGAGTGGCTCTTTGAGTGTGTAAGACAG GATAGAATTGTCCCTTTTGACCAGtttcagccaaaaccacctacTTCTCAGGACAGAGATGCTGGTCTATGCACTGTTAGTCAATATCCCACACAGGCCGCAAAGACAATTTCCAGATTTGACTGCTCTGAGTCGCATACTGAATCTCAATTACCAAGAAGCAGTTCAAAATACAACTCCG CAGGTAATGCCTCTGTTAGTGAGGAACCAAATGACCCTGGTGTTAGTAAAAGGAGGCGATTATCCGAGTTTGGCAAAGCTAATGATACATCTGGAAACATAGGAAGAACTGAGGAACTCCAGGATAGTACCCCTGTTCCTGATGTTGCAGATGCAATAGAGGACCTACTGGTTCAATCATCCAAG ATTCAGGACGTACAACCTCCTGGGAGT ATTTTTGCACCCGATGATTCTGTTCTTAATCAAGATCAGGAAAATACACACTCTTTTGGCATTTCAAGGCACTGGTTGAACAT GCCACAGAAGCTACACAGCACCCCTGACACGAAAGTTCAAAGTGGGAACTCAGCCACCACCTCTGCTGCCCCTCCTGCCGCAGCCACTGCCTATTATCCTTTCAGTGAAACTCAGACTGAGTCTCAG GTCGTTGGCTATGAAGAAGATTTGACTGGCAGGCAAAAGATTATCGACAGAGTTCGTTCTCAGAGCATTAATGTCACCCCGGCAGCTGAAATGTCTTCCGATACTTAG
- the LOC127753800 gene encoding uncharacterized protein LOC127753800 isoform X2, producing the protein MTPSHGAAAAAASSSAGAGRRAATFAGASVFLSRSLVAPEVYDAVHDALRLNGAEVFLCADPARTGPLDFHVISSSSHERFADLRAKGCNLLGPQCILSCAKEHRFLPKQGYTCCLAMDGVKILCSGFEKDEKAKIEQLVTAMGGTLQNKAYTDANFVIAKDVLAAKYKWAVNTLKKPIVSRNWLEQCWIEHRVVPHEPYRIPPFSGLNICITKLNVDERRELAKIIVQNGGQYSANLTRRCTHLVSNISFGDKYVVAQKWGNIHIVVPKWIDQSVARKVCLDESAYLVCENSTNINGVKHSLKEQHNPEISSASFQPVPTTSVDDSVSTSQYVPASFDDASKICSTDIGAPSFQETKELHVDSHVAEDSEAEDDDLYLSNCRISLVGFEEKESSRLVMMIRNGGGSRHVMLSERLTHIILGAPSEEEKKEVRRLAAWGVINVVKATWLEDCNKAKKEVKVSPSYVANELLAKEFSCVVMEKTVMRETKAAKNSGGIFHIPTVNDLHDKQLGNDLSSERKSARGKHETMNSNRTATKSAISSQQNGVASTSEYHPKFQVNSSAINRQSSRSSNTFKGRTFCFSNSFSHDRRAQVVDWVREGGGIMVDDAQSTVVDFIIESHGQNSMLRDSSHSTAVSTHWIRSCLEEGCFQDVGSHPIFSPLCCRIPFPGFEDFRFCVSQYEEKDRLLLKNLCFILGSKFTEKATKKVTHLICKFASGPKYEAYYSRGIPTITAEWLFECVRQDRIVPFDQFQPKPPTSQDRDAGLCTVSQYPTQAAKTISRFDCSESHTESQLPRSSSKYNSGNASVSEEPNDPGVSKRRRLSEFGKANDTSGNIGRTEELQDSTPVPDVADAIEDLLVQSSKIQDVQPPGSIFAPDDSVLNQDQENTHSFGISRHWLNMPQKLHSTPDTKVQSGNSATTSAAPPAAATAYYPFSETQTESQVVGYEEDLTGRQKIIDRVRSQSINVTPAAEMSSDT; encoded by the exons CGCCTCAACGGCGCCGAGGTCTTCCTCTGCGCCGACCCCGCCCGGACGGGGCCGCTCGACTTCCAcgtcatctcctcctcctcccac GAGAGGTTCGCGGATCTGAGAGCCAAAGGCTGCAATTTACTCG GACCACAGTGCATTCTTTCCTGTGCGAAGGAACACCGCTTCCTACCTAAGCAAGGTTATACTTGTTGTCTTGCAATGGATGGGGTTAAGATACTTTGCTCAGGTTTTGAAAAAGATGAGAAG GCAAAGATTGAACAATTAGTGACAGCTATGGGAGGTACTTTACAAAACAAAGCATACACGGATGCTAACTTTGTAATTGCAAAGGATGTATTGGCTGCCAAATACAAA TGGGCTGTGAATACTCTGAAGAAGCCTATTGTCAGCAGGAACTGGTTAGAGCAATGTTGGATTGAACATCGTGTTGTACCTCATGAACCTTACAGAATCCCTCCTTTTTCTGGGTTGAATATTTGCATCACCAAACTGAATGTAG ACGAACGGAGGGAGTTGGCAAAAATAATAGTGCAGAATGGTGGCCAGTATTCAGCAAATCTTACACGGCGGTGCACTCATTTAGTTTCAAATATATCCTTTG GTGACAAGTATGTTGTGGCCCAAAAATGGGGTAATATCCACATAGTAGTTCCCAAATGGATCGACCAATCTGTTGCTCGAAAAG TTTGCCTTGATGAAAGTGCATACCTTGTTTGTGAGAATTCCACTAATATTAATGGTGTAAAACATTCCCTTAAGGAGCAACACAACCCTGAGATCAGTAGTGCAAGTTTTCAACCTGTTCCAACAACATCTGTAGATGACTCAGTATCAACGTCACAGTATGTGCCTGCTTCATTTGATGACGCTTCAAAGATCTGCAGTACTGATATTGGCGCACCTAGTTTCCAAGAGACAAAAGAACTACATGTTGATAGCCATGTTGCTGAGGACTCAGAGGCAGAAGATGATGACCTTTATTTATCAAATTGTAGAATTTCTCTGGTGGGTTTTGAGGAGAAAGAGTCGTCAAGATTAGTCATGATGATACGCAATGGTGGTGGATCCCGGCATGTTATGTTAAGTGAGAGACTCACACATATTATTCTTGGTGCACCATCAGAGGA AGAAAAAAAGGAGGTGAGACGTCTGGCTGCTTGGGGTGTAATCAATGTGGTAAAAGCAACATGGTTAGAAGACTGCAACAAAGCAAAAAAGGAGGTGAAAGTATCCCCAAGTTATGTGGCTAATGAGTTGCTCGCGAAAG AGTTTTCATGTGTGGTTATGGAAAAAACTGTTATGCGGGAAACAAAAGCAGCCAAAAACTCAGGTGGAATTTTTCATATTCCAACCGTCAATGACTTGCATGATAAACAACTTGGAAACGATCTGTCATCTGAAAGAAAATCAGCACGGGGCAAACATGAAACCATGAATAGTAACCGGACAGCAACGAAGTCTGCAATATCAAGTCAACAGAATGGAGTGGCTAGTACTAGCGAGTACCACCCCAAATTTCAAGTAAACTCTTCTGCAATAAATCGGCAGAGTAGCAGATCATCAAATACTTTCAAAGGGAGAACATTTTGTTTCTCAAATTCATTTTCCCACGATCGG AGAGCTCAGGTTGTTGACTGGGTCAGAGAAGGTGGAGGCATTATGGTGGATGATGCACAATCAACAGTTGTGGATTTCATTATCGAGAGCCACGGACAGAATAGCATGCTCCGCGACTCTTCTCATTCAACTGCTGTTTCCACTCATTGGATACGCTCATGTTTGGAG GAGGGCTGCTTCCAAGATGTGGGAAGCCATCCTATTTTCTCACCTTTGTGCTGTCGCATCCCGTTTCCTGGGTTTGAAGATTTTCGTTTCTGTGTGTCACAATATGAAGAGAAAGATAGACTTCTGCTGAAGAACTTGTGCTTTATCCTCGGAAGTAAATTTACAGAGAAAGCAACAAAGAAAGTGACCCATCTTATCTGCAAATTTGCAAGTGGTCCAAAGTATGAGGCTTACTATAGTAGGGGAATTCCAACCATAACAGCAGAGTGGCTCTTTGAGTGTGTAAGACAG GATAGAATTGTCCCTTTTGACCAGtttcagccaaaaccacctacTTCTCAGGACAGAGATGCTGGTCTATGCACTGTTAGTCAATATCCCACACAGGCCGCAAAGACAATTTCCAGATTTGACTGCTCTGAGTCGCATACTGAATCTCAATTACCAAGAAGCAGTTCAAAATACAACTCCG GTAATGCCTCTGTTAGTGAGGAACCAAATGACCCTGGTGTTAGTAAAAGGAGGCGATTATCCGAGTTTGGCAAAGCTAATGATACATCTGGAAACATAGGAAGAACTGAGGAACTCCAGGATAGTACCCCTGTTCCTGATGTTGCAGATGCAATAGAGGACCTACTGGTTCAATCATCCAAG ATTCAGGACGTACAACCTCCTGGGAGT ATTTTTGCACCCGATGATTCTGTTCTTAATCAAGATCAGGAAAATACACACTCTTTTGGCATTTCAAGGCACTGGTTGAACAT GCCACAGAAGCTACACAGCACCCCTGACACGAAAGTTCAAAGTGGGAACTCAGCCACCACCTCTGCTGCCCCTCCTGCCGCAGCCACTGCCTATTATCCTTTCAGTGAAACTCAGACTGAGTCTCAG GTCGTTGGCTATGAAGAAGATTTGACTGGCAGGCAAAAGATTATCGACAGAGTTCGTTCTCAGAGCATTAATGTCACCCCGGCAGCTGAAATGTCTTCCGATACTTAG
- the LOC127753799 gene encoding probable NAD kinase 2, chloroplastic, whose protein sequence is MLAVCARHGPAKLPPPPPPLAGERAAAWVVGRWWWRPAAAGRRGVVAARASFFSSRIGLDSQNYHTRDLSQLLWVGPVPGDIAEIEAYCRIFRAAEQLHTAVMSALCDPETGECPVRYDVQTEDLPVLEDKVAAVLGCMLALLNRGRKEVLSGRSGVASAFQGSEDSTMDRIPPLALFRGDLKRCCESMQVALASYLVPSEARGLDIWRKLQRLKNACYDAGFPRADGHPCPTLFANWFPVYFSTVPDDSLSDELEVSFWRGGQVSEEGLEWLLSKGFKTIVDLREEDVKDDLYLSAIQEAVSLGKIEVVNLPVEIGTAPSAEQVQRFAEIVSDSAKKPIYLHSQEGISRTSAMVSRWKQYVTRAERLATQNRSLNGNGKHVRNDQTEQLTNSPGFSSEGSENSTPLESDRTMEGETCDIDIETARHNLEITNSLPSEQSTEQGELHGTRTELQSNFRLESNPLKAQFPSCDVFSKKGMTDFFRSKKVYPKSVLNPRRRSNSLLVSRRKQSLSAEQNGAIDYEAAEFKVLKSSNGASFDNDYILSVASGITNGKPSNNGASTSVEDREMETSVVTVDPRTSDTSNSNGNAPLGSQKSAERNGALYVEREKSDHVDGNMCASATGVVRLQSRRKAEMFLVRTDGFSCTREKVTESSLAFTHPSTQQQMLMWKSPPKTVLLLKKLGDELMEEAKEVASFLHHQEKMNVLVEPDVHDIFARIPGYGFVQTFYTQDTSDLHERVDFVACLGGDGVILHASNLFRTSVPPVVSFNLGSLGFLTSHNFEGFRQDLRAVIHGNNTLGVYITLRMRLRCEIFRSGKAMPGKVFDVLNEVVVDRGSNPYLSKIECYEHNHLITKVQGDGVIVATPTGSTAYSTAAGGSMVHPNVPCMLFTPICPHSLSFRPVILPDSARLELKIPDDARSNAWVSFDGKRRQQLSRGDSVQISMSQHPLPTVNKSDQTGDWFRSLIRCLNWNERLDQKAL, encoded by the exons ATGCTCGCCGTCTGCGCGCGGCACGGGCCCGCGaagcttccgccgccgccgccgccgctcgccggggAGCGGGCGGCCGCATGGGTCGtcgggaggtggtggtggaggccggcggcggcggggcggcgcggcgtcgtcgccgcgcggGCGTCGTTCTTCAGCTCGCGGATCGGGCTCGACTCCCAG AATTATCACACAAGGGACCTGTCCCAACTGTTGTGGGTGGGTCCGGTGCCCGGCGACATTGCAGAGATTGAGGCATACTGCCGCATATTCCGTGCAGCTGAGCAGCTCCACACTGCGGTCATGTCTGCACTCTGTGATCCAGAGACAGGGGAGTGCCCTGTCCGCTATGATGTGCAAACCGAGGACCTGCCAGTACTGGAGGACAAGGTCGCTGCCGTGCTCGGATGCATGCTGGCATTGCTGAACCGGGGCCGGAAAGAGGTGCTCTCAGGTCGATCAGGTGTTGCGAGTGCATTTCAGGGATCTGAGGACAGCACAATGGATAGGATTCCACCTCTCGCCTTGTTCCGTGGGGATTTGAAGCGATGCTGTGAGAGTATGCAGGTTGCACTTGCCAGCTACCTTGTGCCAAGTGAGGCCCGAGGGTTGGATATATGGAGGAAGCTGCAGAGGCTGAAGAATGCCTGCTATGATGCAGGTTTTCCAAGGGCTGATGGTCATCCTTGTCCAACTTTATTTGCGAATTGGTTTCCGGTGTACTTTTCAACTGTGCCAGATGATTCATTATCAGATGAGTTAGAGGTTTCATTCTGGAGGGGAGGGCAAGTCAGCGAGGAGGGACTGGAATGGTTATTGTCGAAGGGATTCAAAACTATTGTTGATCTACGGGAGGAAGATGTTAAAGATGATTTGTACCTTTCAGCAATTCAGGAAGCTGTCTCATTGGGAAAGATAGAGGTGGTGAATTTGCCTGTTGAGATTGGGACTGCGCCCTCTGCTGAACAGGTTCAGCGATTCGCGGAAATTGTGTCTGATAGTGCGAAGAAACCCATTTATCTTCATAGCCAGGAAGGGATTAGTAGGACATCTGCGATGGTTTCGAGATGGAAGCAGTACGTCACTCGTGCTGAGAGACTGGCTACTCAGAACCGTTCATTAAATGGGAATGGTAAGCATGTGAGGAATGATCAAACAGAACAGCTCACAAACAGCCCAGGTTTCTCCTCAGAAGGTAGTGAAAACAGTACACCTCTGGAATCCGATAGAACCATGGAGGGGGAAACATGTGACATAGACATTGAAACAGCACGTCATAATCTGGAAATCACTAATTCCCTTCCCAGTGAACAAAGTACTGAACAAGGTGAACTGCATGGCACCAGGACAGAACTTCAGTCAAACTTTAGACTAGAGAGTAATCCTCTTAAGGCACAATTTCCTTCTTGTGATGTTTTCTCCAAAAAGGGGATGACTGACTTTTTTAGAAGCAAAAAGGTATATCCAAAATCTGTTTTAAACCCTCGGAGACGGTCGAATAGCTTGTTGGTCTCAAGGAGAAAACAAAGTCTCAGTGCTGAACAAAATGGAGCCATTGACTATGAAGCAGCTGAATTTAAAGTTCTAAAAAGTTCGAATGGAGCATCGTTCGATAATGATTATATTCTATCAGTTGCTTCAGGTATTACTAATGGAAAACCATCCAACAATGGAGCCTCCACATCTGTTGAGGACAGGGAAATGGAAACCTCAGTTGTAACAGTTGATCCTAGGACATCTGATACCAGCAATTCTAATGGCAATGCTCCACTTGGATCACAAAAATCTGCTGAAAGGAACGGTGCTCTTTATGTGGAGAGAGAAAAATCAGATCATGTTGATGGAAATATGTGTGCATCTGCAACTGGTGTTGTTAGACTTCAGTCAAGAAGAAAAGCAGAGATGTTTCTAGTACGCACTGATGGATTTTCCTGTACAAGAGAAAAAGTAACTGAATCATCTCTGGCTTTTACGCATCCTAGCACCCAGCAGCAGATGCTTATGTGGAAATCTCCTCCAAAGACTGTCCTACTATTGAAGAAATTAGGTGATGAGCTCATGGAAGAAGCTAAAGAG gttGCTTCATTTCTGCATCATCAAGAAAAGATGAATGTTCTAGTGGAGCCTGATGTTCATGATATATTTGCTAGGATTCCTGGTTATGGTTTTGTGCAGACCTTCTATACTCAGGATACCAG CGACCTTCATGAGAGAGTTGATTTCGTTGCTTGCCTGGGTGGAGATGGCGTCATTCTGCATGCGTCAAATTTATTTAGAACTTCTGTACCACCTGTTGTCTCTTTCAATCTTGGATCTCTTGGATTTCTGACTTCACACAAT TTCGAAGGTTTCAGACAAGACTTGAGAGCTGTCATCCATGGGAACAATACACTTGGAGTTTATATAACCCTTAGAATGCGTCTACGATGTGAGATCTTTCGCAGTGGAAAAGCAATGCCTGGAAAAGTATTTGATGTGCTGAATGAAGTTGTTGTTGATCGGGGTTCTAATCCTTACCTGTCCAAAATTGAATGCTATGAGCATAACCATTTAATCACAAAG GTTCAAGGTGATGGGGTGATAGTAGCAACACCGACTGGCAGTACAGCATACTCTACTGCAGCAGGAGGCTCAATG GTCCATCCAAATGTCCCGTGTATGCTGTTTACTCCAATCTGCCCGCACTCGCTATCATTTAGACCTGTCATCCTTCCTGATTCTGCTCGTCTTGAATTGAAG ATTCCAGATGATGCAAGAAGTAACGCCTGGGTATCATTTGATGGCAAAAGGAGGCAGCAATTATCAAGGGGAGACTCTGTTCAAATATCCATGAGTCAGCACCCGCTCCCAACAGTTAATAAATCTGACCAAACTGGTGACTGGTTCCGCAGCTTGATCAGGTGCCTGAACTGGAACGAGCGACTGGACCAGAAGGCATTATAG
- the LOC127755252 gene encoding uncharacterized protein LOC127755252, which translates to MAAVGLLVLVGLQVVGGWVAAQEAGDAPASIVGPCSRTGDKKACVELLSGIPEARKATTVGPLAELYLRAIANHTTEAKAMATKLLATMKGKGVPPVCLQQCTASVDTLSNALAAFFSASADVNKKYRDLDGFLVSFLKQPPICMSACPIRSCDIEEVTIADKFHQAWKMLGVAHDLITQILGTKS; encoded by the coding sequence ATGGCGGCCGTCGGGCTGTTGGTACTAGTTGGCCTGCAGGTGGTGGGCGGGTGGGTGGCGGCGCAAGAAGCAGGTGATGCCCCGGCGAGCATCGTGGGGCCATGCTCGCGTACAGGAGACAAGAAGGCGTGCGTGGAGTTGTTGTCGGGCATCCCGGAGGCCCggaaggcgacgacggtgggTCCTCTCGCGGAGCTGTACCTGCGGGCAATCGCCAACCACACGACGGAGGCCAAGGCGATGGCTACCAAGCTGCTAGCCACCATGAAGGGGAAGGGCGTGCCACCCGTCTGCCTCCAGCAGTGCACCGCCAGCGTCGACACCCTCTCCaacgccctcgccgccttcttctccgcctccgccgacgtCAACAAAAAGTACAGGGACTTGGACGGTTTCCTCGTGAGCTTTCTTAAACAACCGCCCATCTGCATGAGCGCGTGCCCCATCCGGTCGTGCGATATAGAAGAGGTCACTATCGCCGACAAGTTCCACCAAGCCTGGAAGATGTTGGGTGTCGCACACGACCTCATCACGCAGATCCTAGGCACAAAGTCCTAG